The segment ccagctctctcctgtgccctgggaaagcagacgatggctcaagtctctgggcccctgcacctgcatgggaggcctggaagaagcttctggctcctggcttcagactggtgcagctctggccattgtggccatctagagagtaaaccagcgatggaagacctccctccttctccctccccctacccccctgcctctgcctctctgtaactttgtctttcaaataaaaaataaatctttaagaaaatatttgggggtccggcgccgtggctcactaggctaatcctccgccttgcgacgccggcacaccgggttctagtcccggtcggggcatcggattctgtcccggttacccctcttcgaggccagctctctgccgtggcccaggagggcagtggaggatggtccaagtccttgggccctgtacccgcatgggagaccaggaaaagcacctggctcctggcttcagatcagcgcgatgcgccagccacggcggccattggagggtgaaccaatggcaaaaggaagacctttctctctgtctctctctctctctcactgtccactctgcctgtcaaaaattaaaaaaaaagaaaaaaaaattttgggccagcgccacggcacaataggctaatcttccacctgaggcgccggcacaccgggttctagtcccagttggggcgccggattctgtcccagttgcccctcttccaggccagccctctgctgtggcccgggagtgcagtggaggatggcccaagtgcttggaccctgcaccccatgagagaccaggagaagcacctggctcctgcctttggatcagcacagtgtgctggctgcaatgcaccggccgcggtggccattggagggtgaaccaacggcaaaggaagacctttctgtctgtctctctcactgtccactctgcctgtaaaaaaaaaagaaaaagaaaaagaaaaagaaaaagaaaaagaaagaaagaaagaaagaaaatatttggttGGGCAAGCAACCTCTCTTTTTTCTTGTAGAATTTTCTTTACCAAATGGGTTCATCTTTCATATCAATGTTAGAATCTACTCATGCTGTTTCACAAAATAATGctgttgatcatttccttggAAATGGACTGAATTTGCAGATTTAGGGACTGGCTTCAGAGAACTGAGCTCTTCGTCATATCGACTTTTCTCCTCTAGAAACATAGTATTCCATTGTTATTCTTCCTCATGTAGAACATGGATTTTTCTTACTGGCTTCACTCCTAAAGAAGGGACAGCAGGCATCGAGACCACGCTTGAGGAAAATGTTTCGGATTTTGAGTTACACATTCCTAGCTGAAAAATGTGGGGGGCAGGTCGTCTCCTGCTTCAGTCCCTCCACCAAAATAGACACTGGGAGTTCTGACACACTGCTTCCAAGCTCCTCCACGCTGAGCCACAATTCTGTCTGATCCTGTCGAGTTTGCTGACTCTCTTAATTCTCTGCCAATCAGATTGCTGCTCTCTCCTCAGAGTCCTGGGTTCTGCTCTGATTGGATGGCTTGCTGAATGGGCAGCATCGACTGGCTGAGCTTGGGTCCGCCGCCATCCTGAACCCATCGCTGCAGCAGCAGGGATGCTGGTGGAGTGGTTCTGGCCTGGGAGCACCCGGATACAGGCTAGCGCCGCTGCCAGCTGTGGAGCCCTTGTCAGGACTTTCCTGGGTGCCACCGCGGTTTGTCAGGTGCTGTTCGGGGCCCAGCCCTTCTGAGGGCACTTGTgtcctcccctttctccctcctgctctcaCGTGGGCCTGGACCCTAGGCCATGAGAGGTGCACAGCGGGTGACGGAGCAGGGACACCCCCAGtcctcctctgtccctctctgcctgttCCGTAGACTTCCCACTTCCTGTGCAGGGCAGTCATTAATAGGACAAACCACCAGCCTGAAGGACCATCTGTCCCAGTGCCGAATTCCAGGCCTTTGTCCAGCATGGTACACATCCATTCCAGGCTCCCGGCCGGGGACGGGTGTCCTGAGGGCAGCACAGCTCTGGGACACTCTGCAGGGGAGGCAGCCTCAATGCAGGGGCACCTGACTCACTACTTCCGAGAGCTCCACCAGgccccctgtcgctccccctcttcgtggaggaacgacacaggaccctgcgctgttcttttgtctgctcggcccttcccgggtttgctgctggttcttcccgggttggctaccgacccttccacctccgtggaagggcggttccccctgccaccttccccacttccgcgggggagcggcacaccgccggccggctctctcgggggctgctcagatgttccttcagatagatgttccctttagatgttcctggtgcatgttgtctctctcctcctttatagtcctcttccgccaatcccaactctgctacccacacgccgagtacgctgctctcctccaatcaggagcaggtcctgctgtttattggttgaactggaggcagctgtgtagaagctgtttcctcctctcccagcgccatattgtgggagagcagatgcatagaataagtcttaattccagtaacttagtctagtccgagttgctcccagttgctccccacagccccctccctcccttcttccaggGCTGCAATCCCTCGTGTCCCCGCCAATCCTTGGCTTTTACATCCCCCATCACTCAGGGTGACAGAGCTCAGATCGTGGGTAGCTTGGAGACTCCAGCGGGAACCAGGGCACTGCAGAGAAGGGGTGTGGAGGCAAGCAGCACCTGCGTTCCTGGGAGAGGGTCTGCTGATGGCCCAGTGGTGACGACTCAGTCCTGGAGGCCCGGCCACGTCGGTGACCACTTTCAACTCCTCTTTCCCATGGGAGCTGTGGAGGCACATGGATTTAGGGTGAAACAGCTGGGCTGAGCTCCCAGCTGGACCGGGCCACCTGGGATTCTGCCACTGATCCCTGGGTTTCTGCTGGGCAAGGCTACAAAGGCCGTGGGTACTGCCCTGTCCAGCGGTGCAGAGGCACAGTGCTTGGCCCCTGGCCATGACCAGGACTACCCCAGTCCTGTCTGCACACGGGATCTTCTTGTAGGACCAGCACCCCAGTTCTGGACTCGTGACCCGCGCCACCTCCACTCCTGTGCAGGCCGCGTCGTCACCTCAGCACCCTGACCACTGCCATCTTTTCTACGCCTTTCATCTTGGACTTGGAGGACAGTTGTGGTAACGTACAAGGAGTTCCAGATACCTTTCATGCTGATTACTtaaatttgcacacacacatatacacatttatttatacCACACATATGAGAACACTTTTAGAGTAACTTGCAGACACCAGGACTCTTTACCCCCTAAATACTCGTATTTCCTAGAAACAAAGCATTCTCTCACATGGCCACAGCACATCTGAATCAGATTAAAACAGATATAACCCAGCCACCTAACCTACAGACCTTGCTCAGATCTCAGCCTGCCTCCCAGCCTTCGATGATCCAAGATCTCTTTTTTCTCAACATCAGCGACAAGACAGATAACCCTTGGTGCTGCAGCTAGTTAAACACCCACAATGCCTGCAGCTTGCAATGTCACGTGTTACCATTCTAAGAAACTGTGCCTCTGGGAAAGCTACTTGGCCAGTTCTACAGATAGGCGGATGCTCAGAGAGGGTAATGGCTTTACGCCTTTTGTGGTTTTGGGGTGCAGTGCTGGGGCTGAATCCAAGTTCGGTGACAGCTAGGGTAACGCAGGGATGGGCAGATCTTGCTTTGAAGACATGGACGACTGTGGGAAGTTTGTGACCACATAATCCAGCgaggccagggaggctggggggagTCGCCAGGACCGCAGCGGAGCTGCAAGAGACCTCGGTAGGCGTTTCAACGCTGACGTCCGGGCCCCGACTACCTCttccagccctccctggccagcgcCCCAGCTTCTGTGTCTGGTTTCGTGAGGATTACATGAGGTAGCACAGGGACCGCGCTGGGTGTGAGGGGAACCTCAGCGTGGCTACTGCCGTCTGCCGGCAAGTGCCTTGGAACGCTTCCACTGCTCTGTGCCAGCAGCGGCCTCGGGGACAAGGGCACCGGGGGTTTTCTCAGAAATGGCTCtcacctggccccctcccccagggcaacTGTGTCAGTGCAGGCGAGCTGGCCTGCAGCTTGCCAGGGGAGTGTGCCCATGCCCTGCTGGCTGGGTTGCCGTGGCCGATGGTTGTTTCAGGGGTGTGGAAAGACCCGTTCCACCCTCTGCACTTGGAAATACCCAGAGAAGAGGGCTGGTGCGGGAGGCGCTGTATTGGCAGGCGGTGGCCACCCCCTTTCAGCTGCACAAGTGCTTAGAGCtgtggggttttgtttgtttgtttgtttgtttttgacaggcagagttagtgagagagacagagagaaaggtcttccttccattggttcacctcccaaatggctgctatggccggcactgcaccaatccaaagccaggagccaggtgcttcctcctggtttcccatgcgggtgcagggcccaagcacttgggccatcctccactgccttcccgggccacagcagagagctggattggaagaggagcaaccgggacagaaccggtgccccaacagggactagaaccctggggtgccgtctccgcaggcagaggattagcctagtgagccacagcgctggccagagcCGTGGTTCTCTTAACCACAGCCCCTGGGACACTTTTGGTGGCCAAAATGGGTGGTGGGTTGCTGCTATTAGGTAGTGGGCACGTGGGCAGGGGTGCTGCCAATACCGCATGGGAAAACACCCCCTCTCCAGCTCCCATCAAGATGATCCAACCTAAAATGGCAACAGTGTCAAGGTTGAGAAAGCTTGATCTAGAGTGACATGGTTGGTTTTTCCCATCATCTCAGACCTGGCTGCTTCCAGCATGATGACTGTGTGACCACACTGACAACCTGCAAGTACCATAGTTCTGGGAAGGCAGGGGGTCAGACACATCGTCCGTCCAAGGCCCAcagttaggactgggccaggagcctggaactcatccccggcctcccaggtgggtggcagggtcgtGAACACCTGAGCCACGTCTGCCACCTCCGAGGGTGTgagggtgtgcactagcaagaagctggctcacggcagggccaggactccaacccagctctcaatgtgggacacaggcctgACGACACGACGCCACTGACAGCCAGGAGATGGGCAAGACGCGCGGCCGTAGGGGACTGGGCCTCATccctccccacccaggcctgcatTCGCTCAACACCTGGGGCACGACGCCACTCCTCGCAGCCTGCAGCTGAGCCCCCTTGGGGCGGAGGGGCTCTGCTACCCTGCCAGGTCCTACCTCAGCACCCACGCAGCCCTGTCCTGGGAGACCGTGTGGCGGGGAGTAGCTCCCACGCGGCAGAAGGAACCGGAAAGTCaggcttccctgcctccctccactcAGACCCGGTGCACAAAACTTCTCCCAGGAGGGCCGTCGCCCCTGGGGAAGGTTCACCGACCACCGACCACCGACCACCGACCACCGCACCTGGGTGCTCAGGGCGGGCTGCTCTCACCACCTGGAGACAGCAGCAGGAGAGCCCTGCACGGCCCCGCACGGCTGAGAGGAACCAGGACAGCCCAGTACAGCCCCGCACAGCCCTAGAGGAACCTGGACAGTCCCACATGGCCCCAGAGTAACCAGTACAGCCCCGCATGGCCCTAGAGGAACCAGGACAGCCCCGCATGGCCCTAGAGGAACCAGGACAGCCCCGCACGGCCCTAGAGGAACCAGGACAGCCCAGTACAGCCCCGCACAGCCCTAGAGGAACCAAGACAGCCCCCCACGACTCTGCACAGCCCTAGAGGAACCAGGACAGCCCAGTACAGCCCCGCACGGCCGAGAGGAACCAGAACAGTCCCCCTCGACCCCACACAGCCCTAGAGGAACCAGGACAGCCCAGTACAGCCCCTCACAGCCCTAGAGGAACCTGGACAGTCCCACATGGCCCCAGAGTAACCAGTACAGCCCCGCACGGCCCTAGAGGAACCAGGACAGCCCAGTACAGCCCCGCACGGCCCTAGAGGAACCAGGACAGTCCCGCATGGCCCTAGAGTAACCAGTACAGCCCCGCACGGCCCTAGAGGAACCAGTACAGCCCCGCACGGCCGAGAGGAACCTAGACAGTCCCGCACAGCCCTAGAGGAACCTGGACAGTCCCGCACGGCCCTACACGGCCCTAGAGGAACCAGGACAGCCCCGCACGGCCCTAGAGGAACCTGGACAGTCCCCCACGACCCCGCACAGCCCTAGAGGAACCTGGACAGTCCCGCATGGCCCTACACGGCCCTAGAGGAACCAGGACAGTCCCGCATGGCCCTACACGGCCCTAGAGGAACCAGGACAGTCCCGCATGGCCCTACACGGCCCTAGAGGAACCAGGACAGTCCCGCATGGCCCTACACGGCCCTAGAGGAACCAGGACAGTCCCGCATGGCCCTACACGGCCCTAGAGGAACCAGGACAGTCCCGCATGGCCCCAGAGTAACCAGTACAGCCCCGCACGGCTCGAGAGGAACCTGGACAGTCCTCCACGACCCTGGACGGCCCAACACTGCCTAGCGCCGCCCAGGAAGACCCTGGACTTcagagcagcaggcaggaggGTCCGGCCCGGCCCACGAGAGGCTGCGGCAGCCCCGCCCAGCGACAGCGCCCCACGCCTCCCCTGCCCGCCCAGCGCGGGCtccccgggcgggggcgggctccccgggcgggggcgggctccgcgggcgggggcgggctccccgggcgggggcgggctcCCCGGGCGGCGCCCCGCCTCTCGCTACGTCGCACTTCCGGTCCTTTCTGCATCCGGGGCACGAGTCtcccgccgccccccgcccctcgcCGCCGTCACGGCTCGGGCGAGGCCCCTGACCGGAACCGGAAGCGGGCCCGGAGGCGGAAGCTCCGGCGGCTTGGTCAGCAGCTGGGCGCGGGGAGGCCGGGAGGCCGGCGGGCGGCGGTGGGGAGCCCCGGAGGCGGCCGCGCTGCTCCCTGCGAGCCGGCCCCGCGGCCAGGCGGGGGGCACCGGGGCGCGGCGCCATGAAGCTGTACAGCCTCAGCGTCCTCTACAAAGGCGAGGCCAAGGTGGTGCTGCTCAAAGCCGCGTACGACGTGTCCTCCTTCAGCTTCTTCCAGAGGGCCAGGTAGGCGGGCGCGGCTGCTGGCCACGTGGAGCAGCGGGCATCGGGAGGCCCGGGGCAGCGTCAGCGCGGGATGGGGGCGCGGGGGCCCGGGgtccggcgggggcggggccttggCCGCTGCCCCCAGGCCTGCGCTCCGGTCAGCGGACTGCACCCCTGCGGAAGCAGCCGCCGTCCCCTGCGTCCTGGGGTGGCGGCCGGACCCGGTGGTTTCCAGGTTCTTGGCATATAGAGACAGTGCAGGCTCGAAGGGTCACGCCCAGGGCTGACCTCGTCTGCTGCGGGCCAGCAGCCGGGTTAAAACCGCCGCCTTCCAGCCGGTCAGTGGTGCCGTCGCGAGAGCCAGCGGGGCGTCCCGGAGACCCCCACAGGCTCCCCGCCGCCACGGAGGACTCGGGTGGTGGTGGGCGCCGGGGCTGTCCAGCGAGGACTGCGCGGGCGGGGTGGGATCCGCCAGGCTTCCAGGGCCTGTGAAGTCGGGCAGGTGTGGACCAGGGGAGCCGCAGGTGCCGGAGGGTCGCTGTCCGTGGTCACCGCCGCCGGCCCCGTGTGCCCCGCTCTGTTTCTCCGGACAGTGCTGGCCGGGGCTGAAGGATGGCTGTCGTTTTGTTGAAACGTTCTGCTCCTTCCTGTTAATTTTTCTTGTATTGTGGTAAAGCGAGCACACACGTGCAGAAGTTACCATTTTCACCGTGAGACGCGTGCCGTTCAGTGGCGTGAGCTGCGTTCAGAGCGTCGTCCGGCCCTGGCGCTGCGCGGCCGGCTCTTCCTCTTCGAAACTGGAACCCGCAGCCGTTAACACGGGCTGCCCGATCCTCGGCCCGCAGTCACTGCCCGCCCGGTGCGGTGGACCCAGGGACCTGGGTCAGCCCCCGACGTGCCTGCCTTTGGGGACAGTGCCTGTTGTCCCCAAGGCTGGTCCACGCTGGCGCGCGTGTCAGCGTCGCCTGCCCGTTGGCGCCCGCACTGTCCCGCCGTGCGGACGCACCATTGTGCTTGTCCCATCCTCTGCTCCGGGAGCCCTGCGCTGCGGCGCGGTGCCACGCACCCCTCGCCACCCCGCGGGCCGTTTGCTGCTGGGTGAGCTGTTGCgtcatctcctggctcctgagggcCGCTCTGGGCCTTGGCATCCTTCTCCGTGTGGCTTCCAGTCTCTGTGCTGCTCTTCGGCGGTAGAACTCGGCAGGAGCGCCCGCGGGCACGCTCCTTCGCGGTAGTGCGGGAGCCCCTCTCTCCGCCCTCAGCCGCTGGGTCAGCGCAGACTTGCCGGGGGCGTCTCCGCTGGCGTCCCCTAGCGCGGGTCAGCCGGGCGCATTTTTGCCCACACCCTGCTCACTGCCTCGCCCCCTGCCCCAGGTTTCCCAGCCGCGTGGCCCCGTGTGCCTACGGCCCCCACAGTTACCGCAGCTCTTCTGTGTCTCACGACAGCCCTGCCACGAGTGCTGTCTTTAGTCGTACTGAAAGGCTTCCTCGTCTGGGGACTGTGTTTTCCACAGGGATTATTTCTTACTAGCAGGTACCGCCGTGTGTGCGAGCTGGTGTAGCCGCCGTGCCTGCAGGCACAGAGCAGTACCGTGCTGGAGCGCTCGTGACCTCCCGAGTCGGGTGGGGAACGTCGGGGCCTGCCAGGGtagccacaggcagggctggaagTCCAGCAGACCTATAGCAGGCTGGGTTTGAGTTGTAATCGGTGTGGCCCGTGAATGACATCCGATGGCTCCCACCCCTGCTACGTGGTGGAGCTGGGGTCCACGGTCGGGCCTCAGTCCTCTGTGGCTCTGCAGGAGCCTTGCTGTGGACTTAGCGTTAGAGACGCTGCAACACCGGCTGCATACGTGGACTTAGCGTTAGGGACGCTGCGACGCCGGCTGCATTTGGAACACATCCCCAGTTGGAGGCTCCTTGTTAGCCTGGCCCTCCGGCTGGGCCGTCTCCTGGGACCGTTCCCTTCTGGCCAGTTCTCTGTGGGCACGTGGtgagcctcctcctcctcagccttCGTTTGACCACTTCCCACTTCCTTGCCTTGGCTAAGCCATTTCCTTCCATTCCTGTCCCGGGATGGGCCCCACGCTCCTGCGCTGGCTGTCAGCGCACTGTGTGGCACTGTAGGGCCCGTTGTGTGGTCACCGCCACCACTGGTTGTGCTCTTCCTAACCGTGTTCTGCCACTGTGTGTTTCCGGTGCGATTTATGTTTATCCCGTTTTGTGAAGTTAGTGGGCCTTGAGAACAGGAGCCACGGTTGCTTTCTCCATGTCAGTCACGCCCTGACCAAAATGATGCCTGCCCATGGCCTGTGGAACGCTCCCCAGAAGTCTGGGCGTGGCTGGCGCGCACCGGGCCGCAAGCAGGTGTGAGTGGTGCTGGTGATTGGCAGTCCCTGTACCTGGGTTCATTcagggtgtgtgtctgtgtgtgttgctgGGGTTGCGGGGAGGAAGCGCAGTTAGCGGTCACTTCCCATCGTGTTGGGCACAGGGTGACGGGGAAGATGGTGAGTCTGTGCTGTGTTTCCCAGCGTCCAGGAGTTCATGACCTTCACAAGTCAGCTGATTGTGGAGCGCTCGGCCAAAGGCAGCAGAGCTTCCGTCAAAGAGCAAGGTAGGTGCCCCGCGGGGGAGCCCGTGCAGCCGGGCGCCCGggccccagctcccggctccGTGGAGGCTGCCGGCCGCTCCGCCGCCAGCTCTTCTCTCACCCGCTCCTCCTTTGCTGCTGCCCCAGAGTTCCGTGCCTCACGCTGTCCTAAAGCTCGGACTGACTTAAGATTAGGGTGTGGATTCCCTTCAAATTCGGGCCCCTCCCTGGGAGCAGTGGGCCTGCGTGtcctccccgcccctccgcccCTCCAGAGCAGCAGACCCCCCGGGGCGGGGTTTCCCGCTGGCGCTGTTGAGGTGAGCTTGACCAGGAATCTCAagactgtttttcatttttcataattcGGGTTCtgtgtaagttttttttaaaggttgatttgaaagagttacagagagagagaacttgcattcgctggttcactccccagacggctgcaacagccagggttgggccagaccgaagccagcagcttcttccggtctcccacgtgggtggcaggggcccaaacagctgggccatcttgatttttcccaggcgcattagcaggcagctggatcagaaatggatcagtcaggacacgaaccggggcccatatgggttgccggcatctcaggtggcCTCACCtgcacgccacagtgccagtgcctcGTGTGAGATTTCCTAAGCACTGACGTACACACACAGGCCAGGCAGGAGCTGCGGAAGCAGAGCGTCTCACCCGCACTGCCCTCAGTCACGTGGGGTGGAGCGTCAGGCCGGTGCAGGCGGTGGTCAGCGGGTGCTCCCCGTGGGTCGCTGTGCCCTGAACCCCACAGAAGGGAAGCTCAGCTGCACACACCTCAGCAGCCCCGCCTTCCCCTCGGCCATCGGCCCACCAGCTAGATTCCCTGGAGACGGCTCCTCTGGTGCTGACCAGCCTCTGTTTTAGGGGTCTGTGCACTTGGACCCACGTGCCcgtgcctcctcctcctgctcctcgcCCCCCACCGCTGTGCTCACTCTCAGGAGtcactccctcctttccttctgc is part of the Oryctolagus cuniculus chromosome 16, mOryCun1.1, whole genome shotgun sequence genome and harbors:
- the YKT6 gene encoding synaptobrevin homolog YKT6 isoform X3, which translates into the protein MTSDGSHPCYVVELGSTVGPQSSVALQEPCCGLSVRDAATPAAYVDLALGTLRRRLHLEHIPSWRLLVSLALRLGRLLGPFPSGQFSVGTCVQEFMTFTSQLIVERSAKGSRASVKEQEYLCHVYVRNDSLAGVVIADSEYPSRVAFTLLEKVLDEFSKQVDRIEWPVGSPATIQYTALDGHLSRYQVATAVPTLLFLALS